The stretch of DNA CCAGGGCGATGGCCGCCGTCCTGCGCGTGTACCTCGGAAATCTTCGCGAGGGGTTTGGGGCTTCGTCCGCTTCGCTCCACGACCCCTGCGCCGTGGCCATTCTGCTGGAACCTTCCGTGATCACCTGGGTCCCGATGCACGTGGCCGTCGAGTTGAGAGGCGAGCACACGCGGGGGATGACGGCGTGCGACGCCCGTCACGTGCGCACATTCAACCCGGCCGCGATCGAGGGAGGTCCGCCCCGCGGGGCGCCTCCGAACGCCCACGTGGCTGTCGCGCTCGACCATGCCGGGTTCATTCGCCTGATCGAGGACGCGCTGGCCGCGTGCCCGTGACGTCGCGGCTACCGGACCGTTGACTGAACCCGGCGAAGCGCAAAAAGCTCGATCGGCTGCGGGGTGTGCCCCTGGAGCGCCAGGTCGGCCAGCACCTCGCCGACGACGCTTGCAAACTTGAAGCCGTGGCCAGAAAACCCGCCGGCGAAGACGACGCGCTCATGCACCGGGTGGCGGTCGATGATGAAGTGATAGTCCGGGGTGTTGGTGTACATGCACGTCGAGACAGATATGATCTGGCCGGCTGCGTCGGGCATGAGCTTCGCCAGGTGTGCGCGCATGCGCGTCTTTTCCTCTTCACCGACCTCACGGCGAATGGTTTGCGGCGTCGTGACTTCATAGTGCGCATGGTGGAAGCCGCACTTGAGACCCTGGCCCTCCAGGTATGGAAAGCCGTATGCATTTGTCCCGTGGTCCTCCCAGATATACACGGGTAACTTTTTGAACTCATCCCGGTGCGCGCTCGGTTCGAACCAGTACACGACCGCGCGGGTGACCTCGAGGGGAAGGCCGAGATCTGCCAAGACCTGGGCAGTCCACGGCCCCGCGGTGATC from bacterium encodes:
- a CDS encoding nucleoside hydrolase is translated as RVREGVTVIATGPLTNLAVALRQAPDIAHRIREISIMGGSVTLGNSTPVAEFNVWFDPEAADIVFRSGVPLWMCGLNLTWQAGLDCAAVDRLEGLNTETARAMAAVLRVYLGNLREGFGASSASLHDPCAVAILLEPSVITWVPMHVAVELRGEHTRGMTACDARHVRTFNPAAIEGGPPRGAPPNAHVAVALDHAGFIRLIEDALAACP